A single genomic interval of Clostridium facile harbors:
- a CDS encoding phage major capsid protein encodes MNYETLRLEKGMYSVPGKSFTQVLESLDPSENYKGSSLEGLDAYQRQLKRFDIKVAGRNSDALQKFFQTSDSTALFPEYISRAVYQGMEEVDVLSDIVAATTKIDSLDYRAICSIPSDDDKEMKQVDEGGDIPSTEVKLQENLVTLKKRGRLLEASYEAIRFQKLDVFTVTLRQIGAYLAKTLLTDAVTILKDGDGNSNPATVTNVASAGKLTYTDLLTLWSKFESYEMNTMLVAPDVMLKMLEIEEFKNPLTGLNFQGTGRLTTPLGATLIKTSSVPTGYIIGLDKRCALERVIAADVSVEYDKLIDKQLERAAITTITGFTKIFKDACQVLKVNA; translated from the coding sequence ATGAATTACGAAACATTACGATTAGAAAAAGGAATGTATTCCGTACCAGGAAAAAGTTTTACCCAGGTACTGGAAAGTTTAGACCCAAGTGAAAATTATAAAGGAAGTTCATTGGAAGGATTGGATGCTTACCAAAGACAGTTAAAACGGTTTGATATTAAAGTTGCTGGAAGAAATTCCGATGCATTACAAAAATTTTTCCAGACTTCTGATTCTACTGCATTGTTTCCAGAATATATTTCCCGTGCAGTTTACCAGGGCATGGAAGAAGTAGATGTGTTAAGCGATATTGTAGCGGCTACTACAAAAATTGATAGCCTAGATTACCGTGCTATCTGTTCAATTCCAAGTGACGATGACAAAGAGATGAAACAGGTTGATGAAGGGGGAGATATCCCATCCACTGAGGTAAAATTACAGGAAAACCTGGTAACACTGAAAAAACGTGGTAGATTATTGGAAGCCAGTTATGAGGCAATCCGATTCCAGAAACTGGATGTGTTTACTGTGACTTTGCGTCAGATTGGCGCTTATTTAGCAAAAACTTTATTGACAGATGCAGTTACCATCTTAAAAGATGGAGATGGGAATTCCAATCCAGCAACTGTAACCAATGTAGCTTCTGCTGGTAAGTTGACTTATACTGATTTGCTGACTTTGTGGAGCAAATTTGAATCTTATGAAATGAACACTATGCTGGTTGCTCCAGATGTAATGTTAAAAATGTTGGAAATTGAAGAGTTTAAGAATCCGTTGACAGGTTTAAATTTCCAGGGTACAGGACGTTTGACAACTCCTCTGGGCGCTACATTGATTAAAACATCTTCTGTTCCTACTGGCTACATAATCGGATTGGATAAACGCTGTGCTTTGGAGCGTGTAATTGCTGCGGATGTTTCTGTAGAATATGATAAATTAATTGATAAACAATTGGAACGTGCCGCTATTACCACGATTACTGGATTCACTAAAATCTTTAAAGATGCGTGCCAGGTGCTAAAAGTAAATGCGTAA
- a CDS encoding serine/threonine protein phosphatase: MNLGRLKRKQPEAPAEAVVQLRPGNYPFHILDRYVPLMTPETKLYACMREAIPVIDSALYKIQRLIGGFRFVCSHKSAERELNQFAREVKVGPTQMGLESFICSYLDSLLLFGNAIGEIVLSANGRQIAGLYNSSFENVLIQRGNNPLQVEIFRNDHGNPVPLEMPQLILFTALNPQPGKVCGDSILKSLPFVSSILLKIYHAIGENFDRVGNVRFAVTYRPSNQGMDAAYAKERAQQIAKEWAAGMAAGKTGDIRDFIAVGDVDIKVIGADNQMIDCEVPARQMLEQIIAKLGLPPFMLGLSWSTTERMSQQQASTLNSELCYYRRLLNPVLERIGTTYLRLNGFSCQPTVEWDTLNFEDEINAAQARLYNAQAAKLELENGEEPKQIPVDLSTAIEP, translated from the coding sequence ATGAATTTGGGACGATTGAAACGCAAACAACCAGAAGCCCCGGCAGAGGCCGTTGTGCAGCTAAGGCCGGGGAATTACCCATTCCATATCCTTGACCGGTATGTTCCTCTGATGACACCTGAAACAAAGCTATATGCCTGTATGAGGGAAGCGATTCCGGTCATTGATTCCGCTTTGTATAAAATTCAGCGGCTAATTGGTGGATTCCGTTTTGTATGTAGTCACAAATCAGCGGAACGAGAGTTAAACCAGTTTGCTCGGGAAGTAAAAGTGGGACCTACCCAAATGGGGCTGGAAAGTTTTATTTGTAGTTATTTAGATAGCTTGCTACTATTTGGAAACGCCATTGGAGAAATCGTATTGTCCGCCAATGGAAGACAGATTGCAGGGTTATATAATTCTTCTTTTGAAAATGTTTTGATCCAAAGGGGAAATAATCCATTGCAGGTTGAAATTTTCCGTAATGACCATGGAAATCCAGTACCTTTGGAGATGCCACAGCTGATTTTATTTACAGCATTGAATCCACAGCCAGGAAAAGTTTGTGGAGATTCTATTTTGAAAAGCCTGCCGTTTGTCAGCTCTATTTTATTGAAGATTTACCATGCAATTGGAGAGAATTTTGACCGTGTTGGAAATGTAAGGTTTGCAGTGACCTATCGTCCATCTAACCAAGGGATGGATGCTGCATACGCAAAAGAGCGGGCACAGCAAATCGCGAAAGAATGGGCTGCTGGTATGGCTGCAGGAAAAACCGGAGACATCCGCGATTTTATTGCGGTCGGAGATGTAGATATCAAAGTAATTGGTGCAGATAACCAAATGATTGACTGTGAGGTACCAGCAAGGCAGATGTTGGAACAGATTATCGCAAAATTAGGGCTTCCACCTTTTATGCTGGGCTTGAGTTGGAGTACAACAGAACGTATGAGCCAACAGCAGGCAAGCACATTAAACAGTGAACTTTGTTATTACCGCAGATTATTAAATCCGGTATTAGAACGGATTGGAACCACATATTTGCGGTTAAATGGATTTTCCTGCCAGCCTACTGTAGAGTGGGATACATTGAATTTTGAAGATGAAATCAATGCTGCCCAGGCAAGATTGTACAATGCACAAGCCGCAAAGCTGGAATTGGAAAACGGGGAAGAGCCAAAACAAATTCCTGTAGATTTGAGTACAGCAATAGAACCATGA
- a CDS encoding PBSX family phage terminase large subunit, with amino-acid sequence MNKFQAFSPKQMKVLTWWCPNSPYCHYDAIICDGAVRSGKTVCMSLSFVFWASIYFNQQNFALCGKTLTSLKRNVVTPLVQLANSLGFQCSLVLSRNYLEIQYGDRSNRFYLFGGKDESSAALIQGVTLAGILFDEVALMPRSFVEQALARCSVEGSKFWFNCNPEYPFHWFYLEWIQKAEEKHALYLHFQMEDNPSLSPQMLKRYQSLYSGAFYDRFVLGKWTSQSGIVYPMFQYEIHVGLQERSFSSYYISCDYGITNPTSMGLWGCCEYAYRIKEYYYDSRKEQFRRTDEEHYQQLEKLAEGYSIQAVVVDPSASSFIECIRRHGKFQVIPAINQVNTGISLVSDCLLKRQLLFSPQCKDTIREFSIYCWEENSKQDRVKKENDHAMDDIRYFVSTIWNRQQDSFFVYSAARN; translated from the coding sequence ATGAATAAATTCCAGGCTTTCTCCCCGAAACAAATGAAAGTATTGACATGGTGGTGTCCGAACAGCCCTTATTGCCATTATGACGCCATTATTTGTGATGGCGCTGTGCGAAGTGGAAAAACGGTTTGTATGTCCCTATCATTTGTTTTTTGGGCAAGTATTTATTTTAACCAACAGAATTTTGCCTTGTGTGGCAAAACTTTGACCTCTTTAAAAAGAAATGTTGTTACTCCATTAGTCCAGCTAGCCAATTCATTGGGATTTCAATGTAGTTTGGTATTGTCCCGCAATTATTTGGAAATCCAATACGGAGATCGAAGCAACCGGTTTTATTTGTTTGGAGGAAAAGATGAATCCTCTGCAGCGTTGATTCAAGGGGTAACATTAGCTGGTATTTTATTTGATGAAGTTGCTCTAATGCCCCGTTCGTTTGTGGAACAGGCTTTGGCACGTTGTTCTGTGGAAGGTTCTAAATTTTGGTTTAACTGTAATCCTGAATATCCTTTTCATTGGTTCTATTTAGAGTGGATTCAAAAAGCAGAAGAAAAACATGCGTTATATCTTCATTTTCAAATGGAAGATAACCCGTCTTTATCCCCTCAGATGCTGAAACGGTATCAATCCCTGTACTCAGGTGCTTTTTATGACCGGTTTGTTTTGGGAAAATGGACTTCTCAATCCGGTATAGTTTACCCGATGTTTCAGTATGAAATTCATGTTGGGTTACAGGAACGGTCGTTTTCTTCTTACTATATTTCTTGTGATTATGGAATTACCAATCCAACCTCAATGGGGTTGTGGGGATGCTGTGAATACGCTTACCGTATCAAAGAATATTACTATGATTCTCGCAAAGAACAGTTTCGTAGGACGGATGAAGAACACTATCAACAATTGGAAAAACTGGCGGAAGGATACTCCATCCAAGCGGTTGTGGTTGACCCCTCTGCTAGCAGTTTTATTGAGTGCATACGGCGGCACGGAAAATTCCAGGTGATTCCTGCAATCAACCAGGTGAATACTGGTATCAGTTTGGTATCCGATTGTCTATTAAAAAGGCAGCTTTTGTTTTCTCCTCAATGCAAGGATACCATACGAGAATTCTCTATCTATTGTTGGGAAGAAAATAGCAAGCAGGATCGGGTGAAAAAGGAGAATGACCATGCCATGGATGACATCCGCTATTTTGTATCCACCATCTGGAACCGGCAGCAAGATTCTTTTTTTGTGTATTCTGCTGCCAGAAATTGA
- a CDS encoding terminase small subunit, giving the protein MLNPKEQLFCYYFSCFQNLKEASIKAGYPALSAEKTAAKLMGREEIKQQICEYSKQKDMEYLQAMVLSGLERLAFGEINDIIQLMMKGNELDEKQLQNLNLYMVSEIKQKDGCLEVKLFDRYQALKLIQELIQLKQNHGTTEEFLQAFVEGTKQWGGDKDE; this is encoded by the coding sequence ATGTTAAACCCAAAAGAACAGTTATTTTGTTATTATTTTAGCTGTTTTCAAAATTTAAAAGAAGCATCTATCAAAGCGGGGTATCCAGCTTTGTCCGCGGAAAAAACAGCCGCTAAATTGATGGGACGGGAAGAGATCAAACAACAAATTTGTGAATATTCCAAACAAAAGGATATGGAGTATTTGCAGGCAATGGTTTTATCTGGATTAGAACGGTTGGCGTTTGGAGAAATTAACGATATTATCCAATTAATGATGAAAGGAAACGAATTGGATGAAAAGCAGCTGCAAAATTTGAATTTATATATGGTATCGGAGATCAAACAGAAAGATGGCTGTTTGGAGGTAAAATTATTTGACCGATACCAAGCTTTAAAATTGATACAGGAATTGATCCAATTAAAGCAAAACCATGGAACAACAGAAGAATTTTTGCAGGCTTTTGTAGAAGGTACCAAACAGTGGGGCGGAGATAAGGATGAATAA
- a CDS encoding LCP family glycopolymer transferase — translation MKQSVRLFLKSFLLSFIIIGGVAAVILIVMIQSQTKEESPTTQYVYQASKDEDLTTLLIFTPSRGGEAERFLLLHISAMQNRISIAELPITMKTTVNGKTDTISGMYDYGGASYAVRGVSEKLEITIHRYMRIDYNGLIQIVDYLGGMAYTPSEMVETIWEDGSMTVIQPVEQMIDGRRFLALAKQGDIAQLLSILCQQQINKEFEEKLDDFYSTLMNETDSNCSSLDYELRKFGWKQMLRQETAEFTIIPIESDESAWIEEIKNHF, via the coding sequence GTGAAACAGAGTGTTAGATTATTTTTAAAGTCCTTTCTATTATCTTTTATTATTATAGGGGGGGTTGCGGCGGTTATTTTAATTGTCATGATCCAATCCCAGACAAAAGAAGAATCTCCAACAACGCAGTATGTATATCAGGCGTCAAAAGATGAAGATTTAACTACTCTTTTGATTTTTACCCCTTCTAGAGGAGGGGAGGCAGAACGATTTTTATTGTTGCACATTAGCGCCATGCAAAATAGAATCTCGATAGCGGAACTACCTATTACAATGAAAACTACTGTAAATGGAAAAACAGACACAATAAGTGGAATGTATGATTATGGTGGTGCTTCCTATGCGGTACGAGGAGTATCTGAAAAATTAGAGATTACAATCCATCGGTATATGAGGATTGATTATAACGGATTGATTCAAATTGTGGATTATTTGGGTGGAATGGCATACACACCTTCAGAAATGGTGGAAACTATCTGGGAGGACGGCAGCATGACTGTTATCCAGCCAGTAGAACAGATGATAGACGGCAGACGGTTTTTGGCTTTAGCAAAACAAGGGGATATTGCCCAACTATTGAGTATATTATGCCAACAACAGATAAATAAAGAATTTGAAGAAAAACTGGATGATTTTTATTCTACTTTAATGAACGAAACGGATAGTAATTGCAGCAGTTTGGATTATGAACTGAGAAAATTTGGGTGGAAACAGATGTTAAGGCAGGAAACAGCGGAGTTTACAATAATACCGATAGAATCGGATGAATCTGCTTGGATCGAGGAAATCAAAAATCATTTTTAG
- a CDS encoding DUF378 domain-containing protein produces MLDKIALALVIIGAIVWGGIGLFQFDLVAWIFGGQSAIVSRIIYSLVGLAGLWCISLFFRRNDVVE; encoded by the coding sequence ATGTTAGATAAAATTGCATTGGCACTGGTAATTATCGGTGCTATTGTTTGGGGCGGGATTGGACTGTTTCAGTTTGATCTTGTAGCCTGGATATTTGGTGGACAGAGTGCCATCGTTAGTCGTATCATTTATTCTTTGGTAGGGCTAGCTGGATTATGGTGTATCTCATTGTTCTTCCGCAGAAACGATGTGGTAGAGTAA
- a CDS encoding nuclease-related domain-containing protein, which yields MSEAQFIILYLIVGAIIVLGIVWLIKANRRRGVKGERVVAGILRRYARRYHGKVINDLYLPLYDQTTQIDHILIAPFGMIVVETKNYKGEVYGSPDETQWTHIVGDNKHKFYNPVMQNKTHIENIRHIFQKEKVYNVSIENAVVFADKRLVLGIPKGMPVYSAKRFRKHLGDFQYYTDKGVNVERVYDVLKKYQVTDRKLIAQHNKNVKKIAKQK from the coding sequence ATGAGTGAAGCACAATTCATTATCTTATATTTAATTGTTGGCGCAATCATTGTATTGGGTATCGTATGGCTTATAAAGGCCAACCGTCGCCGTGGTGTAAAAGGGGAACGTGTTGTAGCGGGAATTTTAAGGCGGTATGCTCGTCGTTATCATGGTAAAGTCATTAACGACCTGTATCTTCCTCTATATGACCAAACCACACAAATTGATCATATCTTAATCGCTCCATTTGGAATGATTGTAGTGGAAACTAAAAACTATAAAGGGGAAGTTTATGGCAGTCCGGATGAAACTCAGTGGACCCATATTGTAGGAGATAATAAACATAAATTTTATAACCCAGTTATGCAGAATAAAACCCACATTGAGAATATCCGCCATATTTTTCAAAAAGAAAAAGTATACAATGTTTCCATTGAAAATGCAGTGGTATTCGCGGATAAACGCCTAGTATTAGGGATTCCAAAAGGCATGCCTGTTTATAGTGCAAAACGTTTCCGGAAACATCTGGGGGATTTTCAGTATTACACCGATAAAGGGGTAAATGTAGAACGAGTATATGATGTTTTAAAAAAATACCAAGTAACGGATCGAAAATTAATTGCGCAACATAATAAAAATGTTAAAAAAATTGCGAAACAAAAATAG
- a CDS encoding discoidin domain-containing protein, whose product MKRFAKTTALLLVLSLMMAIICPTISYGKNLGENEGWLEVTASTSSNANSSLTAQNLVDGNEDSFWSSSGYQTDTPPEGDYAVLSFQGTASVSKIVITPRKGFTSTFPKDFKLQYTINKKDWIDLASYEDYQATEEEQVFTFDQPIEAKKVRIVGTRYGVDDFNTYYMQIAEMKVYGSIIALPNPPIWGSSPITEPYEYVADGSFSGEEQPYSPDPLVNYRWDNPTADDDLEIFLRKPVSATTEQEDAFQRLDSATTDNVDIEVTGEGTILLDFGVEFAGWLEIDSPDLSGELTLGVSEYNQPAFVNSGPQSPSKTAAPVKYGDTYRLELNSELYEGVRFGFINVTNFDQPFHISDIRLVCQTKPVNYEGSFDSDNEMLNKIWYTAAYDVRANLKKDYMAAILMDRGDRHSWTGDAYPTQAASLVAFYNTDFVLENMRYTSTRSNGIESYELYWVLSLIDYYEYTGDQQGVKSLLSEATKRLDHAYDIYGTNPNLGFYGWDERLGAGFENPNIEENQNGYQLLSIQAWKDFSEVLRDLGETELADKYQGYADEKTAELQSDPKWYQKYGIHAFSDAVNADVLPEEAEAQIAETYFTDRINRLSYSPFNQYFILQAMGETGRYDDAISSILDLWGGQIEYGGTTFFETYRPQWNAELDQNGPVPNNQAGYTSLAHPWSAGVLPWMNEEILGIHATQPGFTTFEVTPHLGRQLTRVSGSTMTPYGKIEVSFDTNTGDCSVIVPEGTTAKIGIPKVEKEITSISMNGALQEIKQQDETFVYFEVSGGNYQFKVNYEGTTPTYTAPVYKYDAEILGTDTTTQGNWGGVYGSEGYVLCAYNGGDVRVLPDYVEDIQYTKANSTQWATDTTDVRALASNRLNLENRNLGALYTNDPIACQQTFTVDIQLKEQREYTVALYFVDWDSDNTRQLAIEMFDGDTLNMVAPVKVVKDYSDGAYVIYQYDKSARFRIDQMRGANATLSGIFFGTGMGDDPIITTTTVDDQDPQVSYEGNWTHDPIQGACNETFSYSNIAGNKASFQFEGDGIALLASRESNRGIAQVIVDGTPYDKIDLYSPTIIRQSEVFRLDNLSEGTHTIEVVVTGEQNPAASGCYVDVDAFVVSNIVQTVESVASQLETPIIAQDDTQLTMPEVPEGFIVELTNTSHPEIISLDGKITNPETDTEVELTFTVSKDGRSATAVRTVSVPGKPAEPVETNKDILNKVIAYAENAADSDEFDNVIVDVQETFKAALDAAKLVAKDDMATQETVDAAWKALLTEIHKLGFVKGDITSLEDLVALAETYDINDYVEAGQAEFQEALKAAQDLLADKDNAMAEEIEVAESNLLNAILNLRYKANKSILEKVIAEANEVDSNVYTAESYAILETAVAEANAVMANEDATQEEVDAAVTSVQEAMKGLVAVEIPTNETPADNNADGTQTGQESTTTKANAAKTGDITPVAGAIAATIAGVVLLAIRKKNK is encoded by the coding sequence ATGAAACGATTTGCAAAAACAACAGCATTATTGCTGGTGTTGTCCTTGATGATGGCAATTATTTGTCCAACTATTTCGTATGGGAAAAACCTCGGAGAGAATGAAGGGTGGTTAGAGGTTACAGCAAGCACTTCTAGCAATGCAAATAGCTCGTTAACTGCACAAAATTTGGTGGATGGAAATGAAGATTCTTTTTGGTCTTCTAGTGGGTATCAGACAGATACTCCTCCTGAGGGGGATTATGCTGTACTCTCTTTCCAGGGAACTGCATCTGTTTCCAAAATTGTAATTACTCCAAGGAAAGGGTTTACTTCTACCTTCCCAAAAGATTTTAAATTACAATATACCATAAACAAAAAAGACTGGATTGATCTTGCAAGCTATGAGGATTATCAAGCAACAGAGGAAGAACAAGTATTTACTTTCGATCAACCAATAGAAGCAAAAAAAGTAAGAATTGTTGGTACACGATATGGGGTAGATGATTTTAATACTTATTATATGCAGATTGCTGAGATGAAAGTATATGGAAGTATTATTGCCCTTCCAAACCCTCCTATCTGGGGAAGTTCTCCAATTACAGAGCCTTATGAGTATGTTGCTGATGGAAGTTTTAGTGGAGAAGAACAGCCCTATTCTCCAGACCCACTAGTTAATTACCGTTGGGATAATCCAACAGCGGATGATGATTTAGAAATATTTTTAAGAAAACCAGTTTCTGCTACAACAGAACAGGAAGATGCATTTCAAAGATTAGATTCCGCTACTACAGACAATGTAGATATTGAAGTAACAGGAGAAGGAACTATTTTATTGGACTTTGGTGTAGAGTTTGCTGGATGGTTGGAAATTGACAGCCCCGATTTATCTGGAGAGCTTACCTTAGGAGTTAGTGAATATAATCAGCCAGCCTTTGTAAATTCTGGTCCACAATCTCCTTCTAAAACAGCGGCTCCAGTGAAATATGGTGATACATATCGGTTAGAGTTGAACTCTGAATTGTATGAAGGTGTTCGATTTGGATTTATTAATGTAACAAATTTTGATCAACCATTTCATATTTCAGATATCCGTCTAGTTTGCCAGACAAAACCTGTCAATTACGAGGGCAGCTTTGACAGTGATAACGAGATGTTAAATAAAATTTGGTATACCGCAGCTTATGATGTTCGTGCTAATCTGAAAAAAGATTACATGGCGGCTATTCTAATGGACCGTGGGGATCGTCATTCTTGGACAGGGGATGCTTATCCAACCCAGGCGGCCTCTTTAGTGGCTTTTTATAATACCGATTTTGTATTGGAAAATATGCGATATACTTCTACACGCTCCAATGGTATTGAAAGTTATGAGTTATATTGGGTATTAAGTTTAATTGATTATTATGAATATACTGGTGACCAACAGGGGGTCAAATCTTTATTAAGTGAAGCCACCAAACGGTTAGACCATGCCTATGATATTTATGGAACCAATCCAAATTTAGGATTTTATGGATGGGATGAACGACTAGGTGCTGGGTTTGAAAACCCAAATATTGAGGAAAACCAGAATGGATATCAACTTCTCTCCATCCAGGCATGGAAAGATTTTTCTGAGGTATTACGTGACCTTGGAGAAACTGAGTTAGCGGATAAATATCAAGGATATGCTGATGAAAAAACAGCGGAATTGCAGAGTGACCCTAAATGGTATCAAAAATATGGAATCCATGCTTTTTCCGATGCAGTAAATGCGGACGTTTTACCAGAAGAAGCGGAAGCGCAAATTGCTGAAACTTATTTTACAGATCGTATAAATCGTTTATCTTATTCTCCGTTTAACCAGTATTTTATTTTACAGGCTATGGGGGAAACAGGAAGATATGATGATGCAATTTCTTCTATTTTAGATTTGTGGGGTGGACAGATTGAATATGGTGGTACTACATTCTTTGAAACTTACCGTCCACAATGGAATGCTGAACTGGATCAAAATGGACCAGTACCAAATAACCAGGCAGGTTATACTAGTTTAGCTCATCCTTGGAGTGCAGGAGTACTACCTTGGATGAATGAAGAAATTCTTGGAATTCACGCGACACAGCCAGGATTTACTACTTTTGAGGTTACCCCTCATTTAGGTAGACAGTTAACCAGGGTTTCTGGAAGCACAATGACCCCTTATGGAAAGATAGAAGTTTCTTTTGATACCAATACAGGGGATTGTAGCGTTATCGTTCCAGAGGGGACGACAGCGAAAATTGGCATTCCAAAAGTAGAAAAAGAAATCACTTCAATTTCTATGAATGGAGCTCTCCAGGAAATTAAACAACAGGATGAAACTTTTGTTTACTTTGAAGTTTCTGGTGGTAATTATCAATTTAAAGTAAACTATGAAGGTACTACACCTACCTATACAGCACCAGTATATAAATATGACGCTGAAATTTTAGGAACAGATACAACAACCCAAGGAAACTGGGGTGGCGTATATGGTTCTGAAGGCTATGTTTTGTGCGCCTATAATGGCGGAGACGTACGTGTATTACCCGATTATGTAGAAGATATCCAGTACACCAAAGCAAATTCTACCCAATGGGCAACAGATACCACCGATGTACGTGCGTTGGCCAGCAACCGATTGAATTTGGAGAACCGAAACCTTGGGGCATTGTACACCAATGACCCAATTGCTTGCCAACAAACCTTTACTGTGGATATTCAATTAAAGGAACAGAGAGAATACACAGTTGCCCTGTATTTTGTGGACTGGGACAGCGACAATACAAGGCAGTTGGCAATTGAAATGTTTGATGGCGATACTTTAAATATGGTAGCACCTGTAAAAGTGGTAAAAGATTATTCGGATGGTGCATATGTAATTTATCAATATGATAAATCTGCACGGTTCCGTATTGACCAAATGAGAGGAGCAAATGCTACCTTGAGTGGTATTTTCTTTGGAACAGGTATGGGGGATGATCCAATCATCACAACCACTACGGTGGATGACCAGGATCCACAAGTTTCTTATGAAGGTAACTGGACCCATGACCCTATACAGGGCGCTTGTAACGAAACCTTTAGCTATTCTAATATTGCAGGCAACAAGGCAAGCTTCCAATTTGAAGGAGATGGCATTGCTTTGTTAGCAAGCAGAGAATCCAACCGTGGAATTGCACAGGTGATTGTGGACGGAACACCATATGATAAGATTGATTTGTATTCCCCTACTATCATACGTCAATCTGAAGTATTTAGATTGGATAATTTATCAGAGGGTACGCACACCATAGAGGTTGTAGTAACAGGGGAACAAAATCCAGCAGCCTCTGGTTGTTATGTTGATGTAGATGCCTTTGTAGTTTCTAATATTGTGCAGACAGTAGAATCTGTTGCCAGTCAATTGGAAACTCCAATTATTGCACAAGATGATACTCAGTTAACAATGCCAGAAGTTCCAGAAGGCTTTATAGTAGAACTGACAAATACAAGTCATCCTGAAATTATTTCCTTAGATGGAAAAATTACAAATCCAGAAACAGATACAGAAGTAGAATTAACATTTACAGTTTCTAAAGATGGAAGATCTGCAACTGCAGTAAGGACAGTATCCGTTCCTGGTAAACCAGCAGAACCGGTAGAAACTAATAAGGATATTCTGAATAAAGTCATTGCCTATGCGGAAAACGCAGCAGATAGCGATGAGTTTGATAATGTAATTGTAGATGTACAGGAAACCTTTAAAGCAGCATTGGATGCAGCAAAATTAGTCGCAAAAGATGATATGGCAACCCAGGAAACTGTGGATGCAGCATGGAAAGCATTACTGACAGAAATCCATAAACTAGGCTTTGTGAAAGGCGATATTACTTCCTTAGAAGATTTGGTAGCATTGGCAGAAACCTACGACATAAATGACTATGTAGAAGCAGGCCAGGCAGAATTTCAGGAAGCATTGAAGGCAGCACAAGATTTATTGGCTGATAAAGACAATGCAATGGCAGAAGAAATCGAAGTGGCAGAAAGTAATCTGTTGAACGCGATATTGAACCTGAGATACAAAGCGAATAAATCCATCCTGGAAAAAGTGATTGCAGAAGCGAATGAAGTTGATTCCAATGTATACACAGCGGAAAGCTATGCAATACTGGAAACAGCAGTAGCAGAAGCAAACGCAGTGATGGCGAACGAAGATGCAACCCAGGAAGAAGTAGATGCAGCAGTAACAAGTGTACAAGAAGCAATGAAAGGGTTAGTAGCAGTAGAAATACCAACTAACGAAACCCCAGCAGATAACAATGCGGACGGGACACAAACAGGGCAAGAATCTACTACGACAAAAGCAAATGCAGCCAAAACAGGTGATATAACTCCAGTAGCGGGAGCGATTGCTGCAACGATTGCGGGAGTAGTACTGTTGGCAATCCGTAAGAAAAATAAATAA